Genomic window (Equus quagga isolate Etosha38 chromosome 12, UCLA_HA_Equagga_1.0, whole genome shotgun sequence):
TCACCCAACTACCTCGGCCAAAGGCACGAAGGCGAGTGCGCGGGAGCCTTCTCTTTCAGGGGATAAAACCTTATTAGCATTTAAACAGGTAAGAACCGAACCTTGAGCCTGGGAGTGGCAGAAGGCCGGTCATTTGCTGGGTGCACCCCAAGGAAACCCTTCCCCGCCTCTACCCTCCCGCGGCCCAAGCGAGGTGCTGAAAGGTTGCCGACCCCGCGGGCCGGCTGCCCCTGGGAAACAGCCTGGCCGACAGCCCGCGGGCGCGCGTGCGCGGAGCCCGCCGACTCCGGCGCGGAGGGCCGGGACTGCCCGGGGCTCCCCTGGGCCCCGAAGGCGCGCGCGGCCGCGGGGCTGCAGCGCCCCGGGCGGAGCGCGCGGCGGCCGGacagcagggggaggggtgggggagccgGGCCGCAGGGGGAGGCGTGGGGGAGCCAGGCCGCCGCCGCACGGCCAGGAGCGGGGCCAGACGCGGCGGCGCGGGGAGCCATGCGGAGGGACCAGAGTGCCGCGGCCCGCGAAGAGACGGTCACGTGACACCGACCTGCTGGTCCTGCCGCTGCTTCAGATGC
Coding sequences:
- the LOC124248780 gene encoding translation initiation factor IF-2 isoform X1, with product MAPRAAASGPAPGRAAAAWLPHASPCGPAPPPLPLLSGRRALRPGRCSPAAARAFGAQGSPGQSRPSAPESAGSAHARPRAVGQAVSQGQPARGVGNLSAPRLGRGRVEAGKGFLGVHPANDRPSATPRLKRLRDGVIRDIERQNRKKENIRLLGEQIILTEQLEAEREKMVLAKGSQKT
- the LOC124248780 gene encoding translation initiation factor IF-2 isoform X3; this translates as MAPRAAASGPAPGRAAAAWLPHASPCGPAPPPLPLLSGRRALRPGRCSPAAARAFGAQGSPGQSRPSAPESAGSAHARPRAVGQAVSQGQPARGVGNLSAPRLGRGRVEAGKGFLGVHPANDRPSATPRLKALY
- the LOC124248780 gene encoding translation initiation factor IF-2 isoform X2; amino-acid sequence: MAPRAAASGPAPGRAAAAWLPHASPCGPAPPPLPLLSGRRALRPGRCSPAAARAFGAQGSPGQSRPSAPESAGSAHARPRAVGQAVSQGQPARGVGNLSAPRLGRGRVEAGKGFLGVHPANDRPSATPRLKKCL